The Oreochromis niloticus isolate F11D_XX linkage group LG2, O_niloticus_UMD_NMBU, whole genome shotgun sequence genome includes a region encoding these proteins:
- the LOC102075528 gene encoding proline-rich protein 36, with amino-acid sequence MTRPRVVDPADSEPFERQETALLRWTEELRGKQRLFAEREHVFEGTRLALGGPRRRRGSPPAVSPASEHSPRRVGVTGQASAARSPAAPLLARPPAVSLTGSSTSPRHSGYASHLGSTEAPAPEAQLFTPPASSSRRKRRTRRHNSDYSQQLPVVSSGDCFPHPSSYCPLKTHNGLISDSWGTSLLEDEVDWEDFFCSAPPKTVQSKTVNSGGRRTRINPDRPVTITHPVIISTPISQPTPTPVPSPRGRAAATQSTSTPAPVSRVGVTGVQPPPVPVPAPRLRAARLQPDHPRGPAEALQPVPSCSGGSEELACFPISPPLHPPPDPAFHALALSLVRLAEVSPAQAPALLAQAVVLSPSLAQSIAQPPASPTSAPSSASPTSIPPLASPLQPVHSPAVQLPVQPVHSPAVQLPVQPVHSPVAQAAPVQSPVAQAAPVQSPVAQAAPVQSPVAQAAPVQSPVAQSPPVQSPVAQSPPVQSPVAQSPPVQSPVAQSPAPVQPAPVQPAPVQSAPVQSVQPAPVQPAPVQSVKPAPVQPAPVQSVKPAPVQPAPVQSVKPAPVQPAPVQPAVQSSIAQSPVLQSRPLQSFPVPQSPVLQPVQSVVQSVQSVVQPSVAQPSVVQSLIHHPLQFPDLQPQHPEPAVSSPAPQPGVSAPAGPAAPQPGVSAPAGPAAPQPGVSAPAGPAAPQPGASAPPGPACLQPEASAPPGPASASASPSPAPMPSPGPASASASPGPASASHGPASASALASPGPAAATPAPRPCSGRRRRSGRPPDLLSGRRRLPRGRPPDLLSGRRRLPRGRPPDLLSGRRRLPRGRPPDRLQRHRRPRGRPPELSLFGLRPSILGPSARPVLVSFSFGRRVPAFEGGGVLSGFLGR; translated from the coding sequence ATGACACGACCCCGCGTTGTGGACCCAGCGGACTCGGAACCTTTTGAGCGGCAGGAGACAGCGCTCCTTCGCTGGACGGAGGAGCTCAGGGGGAAACAGCGGCTCTTCGCTGAGAGAGAGCACGTCTTTGAGGGGACTCGTCTGGCTCTGGGCGGGCCTCGGAGACGCCGCGGTTCTCCACCTGCTGTCTCACCTGCATCGGAGCATTCGCCGCGGAGAGTGGGCGTCACCGGCCAAGCATCGGCTGCTCGCTCTCCCGCCGCTCCGCTCCTCGCTCGCCCGCCAGCCGTCTCACTCACCGGCTCTTCCACTTCGCCACGGCACAGCGGCTATGCCTCCCACCTCGGCTCAACGGAGGCTCCCGCGCCAGAGGCTCAGCTGTTCACCCCGCCTGCTTCCTCTTCCCGGAGAAAGCGGCGCACACGCCGTCATAACTCGGACTATTCTCAGCAACTCCCGGTGGTGAGTTCCGGTGACTGTTTTCCACACCCTTCATCCTATTGTCCACTCAAAACTCATAACGGACTCATTTCTGATTCATGGGGAACTTCCCTCCTAGAGGATGAAGTGGACTGGGAGGattttttctgctctgctcccCCAAAGACTGTTCAGTCAAAGACTGTAAATAGTGGTGGCAGAAGGACCAGAATAAATCCCGATAGACCTGTCACCATCACTCACCCAGTCATCATTTCCACTCCCATCAGTCAGCCTACACCCACACCTGTGCCATCTCCCAGGGGGAGGGCAGCTGCGACCCAGTCTACCTCCACACCCGCTCCTgtttctcgggtgggggtgactgGTGTCCAGCCACCTCCCGTGCCTGTCCCGGCACCTAGGCTGAGGGCAGCCCGACTCCAACCTGACCATCCCAGAGGCCCAGCCGAAGCTCTCCAGCCAGTGCCCTCATGCTCTGGAGGCTCGGAAGAGCTAGCCTGCTTCCCAATCAGTCCACCACTTCATCCACCGCCTGATCCAGCCTTTCACGCACTAGCTCTATCCCTGGTTAGGCTAGCTGAGGTGTCCCCTGCTCAGGCACCAGCTTTATTAGCCCAGGCCGTAGTTTTATCTCCCTCACTAGCTCAGTCTATAGCTCAGCCACCAGCCTCACCAACCTCAGCTCCGTCGTCAGCTTCGCCTACCTCTATTCCTCCCTTAGCATCCCCACTCCAGCCAGTTCACTCACCTGCTGTTCAGCTCCCAGTCCAGCCAGTTCACTCTCCTGCTGTTCAGCTCCCAGTCCAGCCAGTTCACTCCCCTGTAGCTCAGGCTGCTCCTGTCCAGTCACCTGTAGCTCAGGCTGCTCCTGTCCAGTCACCTGTAGCTCAGGCTGCTCCTGTCCAGTCACCTGTAGCTCAGGCTGCTCCTGTCCAGTCACCTGTAGCTCAGTCACCTCCTGTCCAGTCACCTGTAGCTCAGTCACCTCCTGTCCAGTCACCTGTAGCTCAGTCACCTCCTGTCCAGTCACCTGTAGCTCAGTCACCTGCTCCAGTCCAGCCTGCTCCAGTCCAGCCTGCTCCAGTCCAGTCTGCTCCCGTCCAGTCAGTCCAGCCTGCTCCAGTCCAGCCTGCTCCCGTCCAGTCAGTCAAGCCTGCTCCAGTCCAGCCTGCTCCCGTCCAGTCAGTCAAGCCTGCTCCAGTCCAGCCTGCTCCAGTCCAGTCAGTCAAGCCTGCTCCAGTCCAGCCTGCTCCAGTCCAGCCTGCAGTCCAGTCCTCTATAGCTCAgtctcctgtcctccagtctcGTCCTCTCCAGTCTTTTCCGGTTCCCCAGTCGCCCGTCCTCCAGCCTGTCCAGTCTGTCGTCCAGTCAGTTCAGTCTGTCGTCCAGCCTTCTGTCGCCCAACCTTCTGTAGTCCAGTCACTCATTCACCACCCACTCCAGTTCCCGGACCTGCAGCCACAGCAtccagagccagctgtgagctctcccgctcctcagccaggggtctccgcacccgctggcccggccgctcctcagccaggggtctccgcacccgctggcccggccgctcctcagccaggggtctccgcacccgctggcccggccgctcctcagccaggggcCTCCGCGCCGCCTGGCccagcctgtctccagccagaggcctcCGCGCCGCCTGGCCCAGCCTCGGCTTCTGCTTCGCCATCGCCAGCTCCCatgccgtcgcctggtccagcctcagcttctgcttcgcctggtccagcctcggcTTCGCATGGTCCAGCTTCTGCCTCGGCGTTagcctcgcctggtcctgcgGCTGCCACGCCGGCACCCAGGCCATGTTCTGGACGTCGTCGCCGGAgcggccgcccaccggacctgctcagtggccgccgccgtcttcctcgcggccgcccaccggacctgctcagtggccgccgccgtcttcctcgcggccgcccaccggacctgctcagtggccgccgccgtcttcctcgcggccgcccaccagATCGACTCCAGCGTCACCGCCGGCCACGTGGCCGCCCACCTGAACTGTCTCTGTTTGGACTCCGTCCCTCCATCCTGGGCCCCTCCGCCCGCCCTGTTTTGGTGTCTTTCTCTTTCGGCCGTCGGGTGCCGGCCTTTGAaggggggggggtactgtcagggttcctgggtcggtga